One region of Pseudomonadota bacterium genomic DNA includes:
- the hemL gene encoding glutamate-1-semialdehyde-2,1-aminomutase: MNHTISEKLFTRACRVIPGGVNSPVRAFRSVKLNPPFIIRGQGSKIYDVDGNEYIDYVGSWGPMILGHAHPAVVNAVRERVSRGSSFGAPTMLEIEMAEELCAALPSLEMVRMVNSGTEATMSAIRLARGYTKRSKVVKFAGGYHGHADNLLIAAGSGATTLGVPDSAGVPPELTCNTLSAIYNDLGSVDQLLTACGSEIAAIIVEPVAGNMGTIPPLPGFLSGLRERCTQHGIVLIFDEVMTGFRVAYGGGQLYYDIMPDLTCLGKIIGGGLPVGAFGGRREIMCQLAPLGSVYQAGTLSGNPLAMAAGLETLRILKKENPYPELERKTAALGEGLDVLCSELKIPHYCTRVGSMLCTYFTANPVYNYEDAQSSNCEQFSRFFSGMLNRGIYLAPSQFEAGFVSAAHSQEDIERTLNAARETLTEI; this comes from the coding sequence ATGAATCATACAATTTCCGAAAAGCTTTTTACCCGGGCTTGCCGGGTAATCCCGGGAGGCGTCAACAGCCCGGTCCGCGCTTTCCGTTCCGTCAAACTTAATCCCCCCTTTATCATTCGCGGTCAAGGCAGCAAAATTTATGACGTGGATGGCAATGAATATATTGACTATGTAGGCTCCTGGGGCCCCATGATTTTAGGACATGCACACCCGGCCGTGGTTAATGCCGTCAGAGAACGGGTATCTCGTGGCTCCAGTTTCGGTGCGCCGACAATGCTAGAAATCGAAATGGCAGAAGAACTTTGCGCGGCCCTGCCTTCTCTGGAAATGGTAAGAATGGTCAATTCCGGCACAGAGGCGACCATGAGCGCAATTCGTCTGGCCCGCGGTTACACGAAAAGAAGCAAAGTCGTCAAATTTGCAGGTGGTTACCACGGCCATGCCGATAATCTTCTGATCGCAGCCGGTTCAGGAGCCACCACCCTTGGCGTACCCGACAGCGCCGGGGTTCCCCCCGAGCTTACCTGTAACACCCTTTCAGCTATCTACAACGACCTCGGTTCCGTGGATCAATTGTTGACCGCCTGCGGCAGTGAAATTGCCGCAATAATCGTCGAACCGGTTGCTGGCAATATGGGAACCATCCCGCCCTTACCTGGATTCTTAAGCGGCCTAAGGGAGCGCTGCACGCAACACGGAATTGTCCTCATTTTTGATGAAGTCATGACCGGATTTCGCGTCGCTTACGGGGGGGGGCAGCTTTACTACGATATCATGCCGGATCTAACCTGCCTGGGGAAAATAATCGGTGGCGGTCTTCCTGTCGGAGCCTTCGGTGGTCGCCGGGAAATAATGTGTCAACTGGCGCCGCTGGGGAGCGTATACCAAGCCGGAACCCTCTCCGGCAACCCGCTGGCCATGGCCGCCGGGCTGGAAACCCTGCGAATTCTGAAAAAGGAAAACCCCTACCCGGAACTCGAAAGAAAGACCGCGGCGCTGGGAGAAGGTCTTGATGTGCTTTGTTCTGAACTAAAAATCCCTCATTATTGTACCCGGGTAGGCTCAATGCTTTGTACATATTTTACGGCCAACCCAGTATACAACTATGAAGACGCTCAATCGTCCAACTGCGAACAGTTTTCGAGGTTTTTTTCAGGCATGCTAAACAGAGGAATCTATCTCGCTCCATCACAGTTTGAAGCAGGGTTTGTTTCAGCGGCTCATAGCCAGGAAGACATTGAACGAACCCTCAATGCAGCCCGCGAGACGCTGACCGAGATTTGA